A section of the Desulfurispora thermophila DSM 16022 genome encodes:
- the csrA gene encoding carbon storage regulator CsrA → MLVLSRKKNQTIYIGPDIKLTVVEISGDTVKLGITAPRQVDILRAEVLDAVSRENRQAAGKETNAQQLLDMINWPSRQPAQTVTGSNQTQREPGPGIKTLSNQILPVRKNTQINRP, encoded by the coding sequence ATGCTGGTGCTCTCCCGTAAGAAAAACCAAACCATTTACATTGGCCCTGATATAAAGCTGACTGTAGTGGAAATCAGCGGTGACACAGTCAAGCTGGGCATTACCGCCCCGCGCCAGGTGGACATTTTGCGGGCAGAAGTGCTGGATGCTGTCAGCCGGGAAAACAGGCAGGCTGCCGGCAAGGAAACCAACGCCCAACAATTGCTGGACATGATCAACTGGCCATCACGCCAGCCAGCTCAAACGGTTACCGGCAGCAATCAGACTCAGCGCGAGCCCGGGCCTGGAATAAAGACTTTATCCAACCAAATATTACCAGTCAGAAAGAACACCCAAATTAATCGCCCATAG
- the fliW gene encoding flagellar assembly protein FliW, with the protein MLVFFPRGLPGFEEWQEYYLYQTQPESPFYNLQCQAQPQVSFLLLNPFCFTQDYEFDLPEAARERLQIEDMSDVAVFNIVNPRGGVTSATVNLQAPVIINVRRQLGEQIILEETRYSLRTPLQQLITRGEV; encoded by the coding sequence ATGCTTGTATTTTTCCCCCGTGGCCTGCCCGGCTTTGAGGAATGGCAGGAATATTACCTGTATCAAACACAGCCGGAAAGCCCTTTTTACAACCTGCAATGCCAGGCTCAACCGCAAGTGAGCTTTCTGCTTCTCAACCCTTTTTGCTTTACACAGGACTATGAATTCGACCTGCCCGAAGCAGCCAGAGAGCGCTTGCAGATAGAAGATATGTCCGATGTGGCAGTCTTTAACATTGTCAACCCCCGCGGGGGAGTGACCAGTGCTACGGTCAATTTGCAGGCACCGGTAATTATCAATGTCCGCCGCCAGCTGGGAGAGCAGATTATCCTGGAAGAAACCCGCTATTCACTGCGCACACCGCTACAGCAGTTGATCACCCGCGGGGAGGTGTAA
- a CDS encoding YraN family protein, whose product MTRERLVAGKIGEQAAAQYLAARGYKILHRNYRCRLGEVDILAIDGNYLVLVEVKTRHGNQYGLPQESVHCFKQEKLRRIATYLTSLPHYRHCQLRFDVVAVWLSPDNKPAKLQHIVNAFW is encoded by the coding sequence ATGACCAGAGAACGCCTGGTTGCCGGCAAAATTGGTGAACAGGCGGCCGCGCAATACCTGGCGGCACGCGGCTATAAAATACTGCACCGCAACTACCGCTGCCGGCTGGGAGAAGTGGATATACTGGCTATCGACGGGAACTACCTGGTCCTGGTGGAAGTAAAAACCCGCCACGGCAACCAGTACGGCCTGCCCCAGGAAAGCGTCCATTGCTTCAAACAGGAAAAACTGCGCCGCATTGCCACCTACCTGACTTCCCTGCCGCACTACCGGCACTGCCAGTTGCGATTCGATGTGGTGGCCGTCTGGCTTTCTCCCGACAACAAACCGGCAAAACTGCAGCATATTGTCAACGCCTTTTGGTGA
- a CDS encoding flagellar hook-associated protein 2 has translation MSSTLRIGGLATGIDVDSIVKETMQAKRIPQDKLKQQKQILEWQRDDYRAINTVLRTFRDKVFNMKLQSTFLARKATSSDETVLTASAGATAAPGMYTVKVNQLAEGVTVGSQVKLPDEDNGSGGTRTLAEQFSLSGTLSFTLEGANGYKDFSFDTATANINSVVSAINSANLGISASYDAVNNRFFLTTTSTGSNAFIKVTNDTSNFISGDGSGTDNTLKMKLIAGTKTTGKDAEVDFGDTTGLKFASNTFTINGITINAKKVQTSAVTINVTADTDAVFNSIKDFVNSYNDTIAKINAELSETRYKDYVPLTDTQKKEMSDEEIKKWEEMARSGLLRNDPLLRGILGTMRTTLSSSVSNINSRYTTLAAVGITTGSYAEGGKLYIDETKLRAALQADPEGVMKLFTNSTDVAGEKGLALRLYDDVNNAINQLGTKAGYDSTSSLYDNSDIAKRMRDLDQRIEQYEERLQKEEDRLWKQFTALEKAVAQMNAQSAWLSQQFGGGGSK, from the coding sequence ATGTCCAGCACTTTGCGCATTGGTGGTTTGGCCACGGGCATTGATGTTGATAGCATTGTTAAAGAAACCATGCAGGCCAAAAGGATCCCGCAAGACAAGCTGAAACAACAGAAGCAAATTTTGGAATGGCAGAGAGATGACTACCGGGCAATAAATACAGTACTGCGTACCTTTCGCGATAAAGTGTTTAACATGAAGCTGCAGAGCACTTTCCTGGCTCGCAAGGCCACCAGTTCAGATGAAACAGTGCTGACAGCCAGCGCTGGAGCTACCGCTGCGCCAGGCATGTATACTGTGAAAGTGAATCAGCTGGCCGAGGGCGTCACGGTGGGTAGCCAGGTGAAACTGCCTGACGAGGATAATGGGAGTGGTGGTACAAGGACACTGGCCGAGCAGTTCAGTCTTTCGGGAACTCTATCTTTTACCTTGGAGGGAGCAAATGGTTATAAGGATTTTTCCTTTGATACAGCTACCGCTAATATCAATAGTGTCGTCAGTGCAATTAATTCCGCCAACCTGGGGATCAGTGCCAGTTATGACGCGGTGAACAACCGGTTTTTCTTGACCACGACTTCTACAGGCAGCAATGCGTTTATTAAAGTGACAAATGATACCAGCAATTTCATTTCTGGAGATGGTTCCGGTACGGATAATACTTTAAAGATGAAATTGATAGCCGGCACGAAAACAACTGGGAAGGATGCCGAGGTGGATTTTGGTGATACTACTGGTCTGAAGTTTGCCAGTAACACATTTACTATCAACGGCATCACAATTAATGCCAAAAAGGTGCAGACCAGTGCGGTAACGATAAATGTAACTGCAGATACTGACGCCGTTTTCAACTCCATCAAAGACTTCGTCAACTCCTACAATGATACTATTGCCAAAATAAATGCCGAGCTGTCTGAAACCAGGTATAAGGACTACGTGCCATTGACGGATACCCAGAAAAAAGAGATGTCGGATGAGGAAATAAAGAAATGGGAAGAGATGGCCAGGAGCGGTCTTTTGCGCAATGACCCGTTGTTGCGCGGCATTTTGGGCACCATGCGCACTACGCTCTCCTCCTCCGTGAGCAATATCAACAGCAGATATACTACGCTGGCGGCCGTGGGTATTACTACCGGCTCATACGCGGAGGGCGGTAAGCTTTATATCGACGAAACCAAACTGCGGGCGGCCCTGCAGGCCGATCCGGAAGGTGTGATGAAACTTTTTACCAACTCCACTGATGTGGCCGGGGAGAAAGGGCTGGCCCTGCGCCTGTACGATGATGTGAACAATGCCATCAATCAGTTGGGTACTAAGGCGGGTTATGATTCTACCAGTAGCCTTTACGACAACAGCGACATTGCCAAGCGGATGCGGGATCTCGATCAGCGCATTGAACAATATGAGGAGCGTTTGCAAAAGGAAGAGGATCGTTTGTGGAAACAGTTTACTGCATTGGAAAAAGCTGTGGCGCAGATGAACGCTCAGAGTGCCTGGCTGTCCCAGCAGTTCGGCGGAGGAGGTAGCAAATAA
- the fliS gene encoding flagellar export chaperone FliS, whose translation MSLPNPYQQYRQNAVNSAAPGELTLMLYNGAIKFLHQAREAIAAKDVPGAHEALVRAQEIIQYLFDTLDMQYEIAGNLAALYDFILRQLRQANIKKDVGPVEEVLPLLEDLRDTWGKALLAVKGRTT comes from the coding sequence ATGTCTTTACCCAATCCTTACCAGCAGTACAGGCAAAACGCCGTGAACAGCGCTGCGCCGGGTGAGTTGACTCTAATGCTTTACAACGGTGCGATTAAATTTCTCCATCAGGCCCGGGAGGCTATAGCTGCCAAAGATGTGCCCGGTGCGCATGAGGCGCTGGTGCGGGCCCAGGAAATCATTCAGTATTTGTTTGATACGCTGGACATGCAATATGAAATTGCCGGTAATCTGGCTGCTTTGTATGATTTCATTTTACGGCAATTGCGCCAGGCCAACATTAAAAAAGATGTTGGTCCGGTGGAAGAAGTTTTGCCTTTGTTGGAGGATCTGCGTGATACCTGGGGTAAGGCTCTTCTGGCTGTAAAGGGTAGGACAACATGA
- a CDS encoding flagellar protein FliT, with protein MNHQELIQDLFALTGQAIEALQQDDFDGLIDVLEKRQHVLDFLAELGEYFGGVSAREQITQKVLNLDRQLLQLAESKLVSLQRQWQICRQARRALDSYRQPRLQLSGVFVEKKQ; from the coding sequence ATGAATCATCAGGAACTAATACAGGATTTATTTGCTCTAACCGGGCAGGCAATAGAAGCTCTCCAGCAGGATGATTTCGATGGACTAATTGATGTGTTGGAAAAAAGGCAGCATGTTTTGGACTTTTTAGCCGAATTGGGTGAGTATTTCGGCGGGGTGTCGGCCCGGGAACAGATAACCCAGAAGGTTTTGAATTTAGACCGCCAACTCTTGCAACTGGCCGAAAGCAAGCTGGTTTCTTTGCAACGGCAGTGGCAGATCTGCCGGCAAGCGCGCCGGGCGCTGGACTCTTACCGGCAACCGCGGCTGCAACTCAGCGGTGTGTTTGTAGAAAAAAAACAATAG
- a CDS encoding flagellar protein FlaG: MRVEGWRALDGAVAGADGVWPGRNNSSRFVPEQAAGESVRQPVEKGKDGLENNQTAVFTPQHVQAAVEKLNKTMETYGTELRFVYHEKSGEYMVKVISEKDKSVIREIPPHQVLEMVAYFKEMLGIIVDKFI, translated from the coding sequence ATGCGGGTGGAAGGTTGGCGCGCTCTGGATGGCGCAGTTGCCGGAGCGGATGGGGTTTGGCCCGGCCGCAACAACAGCAGTAGATTCGTACCTGAACAGGCAGCGGGAGAAAGCGTGAGGCAGCCGGTGGAGAAAGGTAAAGATGGATTGGAAAACAATCAAACGGCTGTGTTTACTCCCCAGCACGTGCAGGCAGCGGTGGAAAAGTTGAACAAGACCATGGAAACCTATGGCACCGAGTTGCGCTTCGTTTACCATGAAAAAAGCGGTGAGTACATGGTCAAGGTGATCAGTGAAAAAGATAAAAGCGTAATTCGCGAAATACCACCGCATCAGGTATTGGAAATGGTGGCTTACTTCAAGGAAATGTTGGGCATAATAGTGGATAAGTTTATATAG
- the flgB gene encoding flagellar basal body rod protein FlgB: MALFDAPVLQVLSKQLDASALTQRVIAHNIANAVTPGYQRREVLFTDILRQALDLDGEALALRTAHPRHLGGRIALAELEPRVVEQTGTFMQPNQNNVDIEQEMVRLATNTLLYDASIRALSDRLNTLSYAIKGR; this comes from the coding sequence TTGGCGTTATTTGATGCCCCTGTCTTGCAGGTGTTGTCCAAGCAGCTGGATGCATCTGCCCTGACGCAACGGGTAATTGCCCACAACATAGCCAACGCTGTTACTCCCGGTTATCAACGGCGGGAAGTGCTTTTTACCGATATTTTGCGCCAGGCTCTGGACCTGGATGGTGAAGCGCTCGCATTACGTACTGCCCACCCCCGGCACCTGGGGGGGCGTATTGCACTGGCCGAACTGGAACCACGGGTTGTGGAGCAGACCGGCACGTTTATGCAACCCAACCAAAACAATGTGGATATTGAGCAGGAAATGGTGCGCCTGGCGACCAACACCCTGCTCTACGATGCCAGCATCCGTGCTTTGAGTGACCGGTTGAATACACTGAGCTATGCCATCAAAGGGAGGTAA
- the flgC gene encoding flagellar basal body rod protein FlgC: protein MSLFENMAISSSGMTAGRLWLDLISNNIANINTAGRPGDPGKNAYRRLMPVFAEELRLARQGVSRLNGVAVSMVRQDPAPPRLVYEPGHPLADARGYVEYPNINIANEMTDLLVAARFYEANATVFNAAKSMAVKALELGR from the coding sequence TTGTCGTTATTTGAAAATATGGCCATTAGTTCCTCCGGTATGACTGCCGGGCGCCTGTGGCTGGATTTAATAAGTAATAATATTGCCAATATTAACACGGCCGGTCGGCCGGGTGACCCGGGTAAGAACGCTTATCGCCGGCTAATGCCTGTTTTTGCTGAGGAATTGCGCCTGGCCCGGCAGGGAGTGAGCCGGCTGAATGGGGTGGCGGTGAGCATGGTGCGGCAGGATCCCGCTCCCCCCCGTCTGGTTTACGAGCCCGGTCATCCTCTGGCCGATGCAAGGGGCTATGTGGAATACCCTAATATAAATATCGCCAATGAGATGACCGATCTTTTGGTGGCGGCCAGATTTTATGAGGCCAACGCTACAGTTTTTAACGCGGCCAAGAGTATGGCGGTAAAGGCGCTGGAACTGGGTCGCTAA
- the fliE gene encoding flagellar hook-basal body complex protein FliE, producing the protein MQIMPVPQLLPVSALDAAPQSTGNEVEKKGFAVWLAEALERVNEAQKVADQTVLNFLTGQVQDVHQVTITMEQAKLMLQLAVEVRNKLVESYQEISRMPV; encoded by the coding sequence ATGCAGATTATGCCTGTACCCCAATTGCTGCCGGTATCGGCTTTGGATGCCGCTCCCCAGTCCACTGGCAATGAAGTTGAAAAAAAAGGGTTTGCCGTCTGGCTGGCCGAAGCTTTGGAGAGAGTAAATGAGGCGCAGAAGGTTGCTGACCAAACAGTCCTGAATTTTTTAACCGGTCAGGTGCAGGATGTGCACCAGGTGACCATCACCATGGAACAGGCCAAGCTGATGCTGCAGTTGGCGGTGGAAGTGCGCAATAAACTGGTGGAGTCGTACCAGGAAATATCACGCATGCCTGTATAA
- the fliF gene encoding flagellar basal-body MS-ring/collar protein FliF, giving the protein MNILEIRDRLLQRWRNMARWQQIAVPLIVVALLALLIWAGQLLWGVKYAPLFVDLDPVDAGRIVSELEKEKIAYRLTNQGRNIEVPADLVYSTRIKLASSGALLSGSGFELFDQQKFGVTDYEQQVAYQRALQEELRRTIVQLEEVEQARVHLVLPRKSLFIDEQTPPSASVVLKLKPGARLEPGQVKGLVDLIAGSVQDLKPENVHIIDLAGNSLTDALNLGSDAAALSGLALQHYEVQREYEKALESRVAQLLGRILGPGKAVAMVSAELDFSQQQTTSVNYGPSQLLSKQEISETSSGGSGAGGVPGAESNLPGGSIPAQGGEGSSSYSRQQVTTNYQVPSQQQTVIKPPGTLKKLSVSVVLNGNYPQNQIDEIRKLVATAVGYDETRGDSIAVSGMAFDDSLQKEFAAGEQVDKRNAMYIEPVWIYLAGGLLLAGLLVGMVVWRRRRRYQVWLKEQEELRRAAEQAARVEEEPSSFLKPEEKTRTVQDDLKEFAREHPNEVADILKLWLKE; this is encoded by the coding sequence GTGAACATTTTAGAGATAAGAGACCGGCTGCTGCAGCGCTGGCGCAATATGGCCCGCTGGCAACAGATTGCCGTGCCGTTGATTGTGGTGGCGCTGTTGGCCCTGCTGATCTGGGCCGGGCAATTGCTCTGGGGCGTGAAATATGCTCCGCTGTTTGTAGATTTGGATCCGGTGGATGCAGGACGCATTGTGTCGGAACTGGAGAAGGAGAAAATTGCTTACCGGTTGACCAATCAAGGGCGCAATATTGAAGTGCCGGCCGATCTGGTATACAGCACCCGCATTAAGCTGGCCAGCAGCGGCGCTTTGCTCAGCGGTTCGGGTTTTGAGCTTTTCGACCAGCAAAAATTCGGTGTTACCGATTATGAGCAGCAGGTGGCCTACCAGCGGGCATTGCAGGAAGAACTGCGGCGCACCATTGTCCAGTTGGAAGAAGTGGAACAGGCGCGGGTGCACCTGGTTTTACCGCGCAAGAGCCTGTTTATAGATGAGCAGACTCCGCCCTCCGCTTCGGTGGTGCTCAAACTGAAACCCGGTGCACGCCTGGAGCCCGGCCAGGTAAAAGGTCTGGTGGATTTAATCGCCGGCAGCGTCCAGGACTTGAAACCGGAGAATGTACATATAATTGACCTGGCGGGCAACTCCCTCACTGATGCCCTTAATTTGGGAAGTGATGCGGCGGCGCTTTCCGGTCTGGCCTTGCAACATTACGAAGTGCAACGGGAATATGAAAAAGCGCTGGAAAGCCGGGTTGCTCAGCTCCTCGGTCGCATACTGGGTCCAGGTAAGGCGGTGGCCATGGTCAGTGCTGAACTGGATTTCAGCCAGCAACAGACCACCAGTGTAAACTACGGTCCCAGCCAGTTGCTCAGTAAACAGGAAATCAGCGAGACCAGCAGCGGGGGCAGCGGTGCGGGTGGAGTGCCGGGGGCCGAGAGCAACCTGCCGGGCGGCAGCATTCCAGCGCAGGGCGGGGAAGGCAGCAGCAGTTACAGCAGACAACAGGTAACCACAAACTATCAGGTTCCTTCCCAGCAGCAAACCGTTATTAAACCGCCGGGGACGCTGAAAAAGCTTTCGGTTTCTGTGGTACTGAACGGCAACTATCCGCAAAACCAGATCGATGAGATTCGCAAGCTGGTAGCCACTGCGGTAGGTTATGATGAAACCCGCGGGGACAGCATTGCCGTTTCGGGTATGGCCTTTGATGACAGCCTGCAAAAAGAGTTTGCCGCAGGGGAGCAGGTGGATAAAAGAAATGCCATGTATATTGAGCCTGTGTGGATTTATCTTGCGGGAGGTCTGTTGCTGGCCGGTTTGCTGGTGGGGATGGTGGTCTGGCGGCGGCGCCGTCGCTACCAGGTCTGGCTGAAAGAGCAGGAGGAACTGCGACGGGCTGCCGAACAGGCGGCCCGGGTGGAGGAAGAGCCTTCCTCTTTCCTGAAACCGGAAGAAAAAACGCGCACTGTACAG